One genomic segment of Chitinophaga parva includes these proteins:
- a CDS encoding DUF4294 domain-containing protein, with translation MRYFSHITLLLVLIFGGSSALAQQRTATDTIPLPTVMYNGELIPAITLPFTEVVDRLPRRLVKEHARWTRLRNAVYVTYPYALTAAALLKDVNGKLASLPDKRARKEFLASKEKEMKEKFGNKLEDLSVYQGKVLMKLINRQTGENCYDIIKELKGGFNARVWQTVAFFVGGDLKTEYDIQEDRDIEMIVQEIEVYHSLKAYN, from the coding sequence ATGCGCTATTTCTCACACATAACCCTTCTGCTGGTACTCATTTTTGGGGGTAGCAGCGCGTTAGCCCAACAGCGCACCGCCACCGATACCATCCCGCTGCCAACAGTGATGTATAACGGGGAATTGATCCCCGCCATTACCCTGCCCTTCACAGAAGTGGTAGACCGCCTGCCACGCCGCCTGGTAAAGGAGCATGCCCGCTGGACCCGCCTCCGCAATGCCGTATACGTAACGTATCCATACGCCCTTACCGCTGCCGCCCTGCTCAAGGACGTGAACGGCAAACTGGCATCCCTGCCGGACAAACGCGCCCGCAAGGAATTCCTGGCCAGCAAGGAAAAGGAGATGAAAGAGAAGTTTGGCAACAAACTGGAAGACCTGAGCGTGTACCAGGGAAAAGTGCTGATGAAGCTCATCAACCGCCAGACCGGCGAGAATTGCTATGATATTATCAAAGAACTGAAAGGAGGCTTCAACGCCCGTGTGTGGCAAACAGTGGCCTTCTTTGTAGGGGGCGATCTGAAGACGGAATACGATATCCAGGAAGACCGCGATATTGAAATGATTGTCCAGGAAATAGAAGTTTACCATTCCCTGAAAGCATATAACTAA
- the bshB1 gene encoding bacillithiol biosynthesis deacetylase BshB1: MKLDILAIAAHPDDVELGCAGTLLAHAAQGQKVGVIDLTRGELGTRGTPETRAAEAVASTAAMGLHVRENLGLADGFFQNARAEQLAIIQAIRKYQPEVILANAFNDRHPDHGRAAHLIADSCFLAGLRKVETLDGNGQPQAAWRPKQVFHFIQDTYQAPDIVVDISAVMDTKIAAIKCFKTQFLAEGDNKEPQTYISSGAFFDSILHRDRLFGKMIGVQYAEGFTTQKVIGVKNFKDLLMTVS, translated from the coding sequence ATGAAACTGGATATACTCGCAATAGCCGCCCACCCCGACGACGTGGAGCTGGGCTGTGCCGGCACCCTGCTGGCGCATGCTGCACAAGGACAGAAAGTAGGCGTAATAGATCTAACCCGCGGGGAGCTGGGTACCCGGGGCACACCCGAAACCCGCGCAGCAGAAGCCGTCGCCTCTACCGCCGCCATGGGCCTGCACGTGCGGGAGAACCTGGGCCTGGCAGATGGCTTTTTCCAGAACGCCAGAGCAGAACAACTGGCCATCATCCAGGCGATCCGCAAATACCAGCCGGAGGTGATCCTGGCCAATGCCTTTAATGACCGCCACCCGGACCATGGCCGCGCCGCCCATCTCATTGCAGACAGTTGTTTCCTGGCCGGCCTGCGCAAAGTAGAAACCCTGGATGGAAACGGGCAGCCCCAGGCCGCCTGGCGCCCCAAGCAGGTCTTCCACTTTATCCAGGACACGTACCAGGCCCCGGATATCGTCGTGGATATTTCAGCCGTGATGGACACCAAGATCGCTGCGATCAAATGCTTCAAAACGCAATTCCTTGCCGAGGGCGATAATAAGGAGCCCCAGACCTATATTTCTTCCGGCGCTTTCTTCGATAGTATCCTGCACCGGGACCGCCTGTTTGGTAAGATGATCGGCGTGCAGTACGCGGAGGGCTTCACTACGCAAAAAGTGATCGGGGTAAAGAATTTCAAAGACTTGCTGATGACGGTAAGCTAG
- a CDS encoding alpha/beta hydrolase, producing the protein MPIWLRVVVSLVVILAVIYLLGPCPAHPAYETDLPVVPQEPGALVRYIHQKESQHRLKPDNQARIVWCHDSLQEKTEYSIVYLHGFSASQEEGDPVHRRMAARYGCNLYLSRLDGHGLDTSEPLMNMTVTGLWNDAKEALQIGKALGKKVILVGTSTGGTLALKLAAAFPQDVYAVITLSPNVEINQPLAFLANNHWGLQLARIVKQGDCNISPARNDLQARYWYTRYRLEAVAQLQELLETSMTRETFEEIHQPALVLYYYKNEKEQDPTVRVSAILRMSQELGTPDSLKQLADIPNAGAHVMGCALTSKDIPTVEANIDRFMENKLHLRPLEN; encoded by the coding sequence ATGCCAATATGGCTCCGTGTTGTAGTATCCCTTGTTGTGATCCTGGCAGTAATTTACCTGTTGGGACCGTGCCCTGCGCACCCGGCGTATGAAACAGACCTTCCCGTTGTGCCCCAGGAACCGGGGGCACTGGTCCGTTACATCCACCAGAAGGAAAGCCAGCACCGGCTCAAGCCGGATAACCAGGCCCGCATTGTCTGGTGCCATGACAGCCTGCAGGAAAAAACGGAATATAGCATCGTATACCTCCACGGCTTCTCCGCCAGCCAGGAAGAAGGCGACCCGGTACACCGCCGTATGGCCGCCCGGTACGGGTGCAACCTGTACCTGAGCCGCCTGGACGGCCATGGCCTGGATACCTCCGAGCCCCTGATGAATATGACCGTCACCGGCCTGTGGAACGATGCCAAGGAAGCCCTCCAGATCGGGAAGGCACTGGGCAAAAAGGTAATCCTGGTGGGCACTTCCACCGGCGGCACCCTGGCCCTGAAACTGGCCGCCGCCTTTCCGCAGGACGTTTATGCCGTGATCACCCTCAGCCCGAATGTAGAGATCAACCAGCCCCTGGCCTTCCTGGCCAACAATCACTGGGGCCTTCAACTGGCCCGCATCGTAAAACAGGGCGATTGTAATATTTCCCCCGCCCGCAATGACCTGCAGGCCCGTTACTGGTATACCAGATACCGCCTGGAGGCCGTAGCACAGCTCCAGGAGCTGCTGGAAACAAGCATGACCCGGGAAACCTTTGAGGAGATTCATCAACCCGCTCTTGTATTATATTATTACAAGAACGAAAAAGAACAGGACCCCACCGTGCGGGTGAGCGCCATCTTGCGTATGAGCCAGGAGCTGGGCACGCCGGACAGCCTGAAACAGCTGGCAGACATCCCCAACGCCGGCGCCCACGTGATGGGCTGCGCCCTTACCAGCAAGGACATACCTACTGTGGAGGCTAACATCGACCGGTTTATGGAAAACAAGCTGCACCTGCGTCCTTTAGAAAATTAA